In a single window of the Terriglobus roseus genome:
- a CDS encoding response regulator, producing MPPVRLVVADDHPVVRFGVKNMLMSEPGFEVVAEAEDGEEAITQTLEHEPDVLLLDLQMPRLPGLEAMRAIMSKSPRVKIILLTSTISTQQIIEALQIGARGIVLKDSVVGDLTESIRAVTSGDYWIGGERVVNLLQALHGLMAKAAAVPERKTFGLTPRELEVVQCIVEGCSNKDIAKQFTISEETVKRHLSNTFDKTGVSTRLELALFAISHKLVAPID from the coding sequence ATGCCACCCGTTCGCCTGGTCGTTGCGGATGATCATCCCGTCGTGCGCTTTGGCGTGAAGAACATGCTGATGAGCGAGCCCGGGTTTGAGGTCGTTGCCGAAGCCGAGGATGGCGAAGAGGCCATCACGCAGACCCTGGAGCACGAACCCGATGTGCTTCTGCTGGATCTGCAGATGCCGCGCCTACCTGGTCTCGAGGCCATGCGCGCCATCATGTCAAAGTCACCGCGCGTTAAGATCATCCTGCTCACCAGCACCATCTCAACCCAGCAGATCATTGAAGCGCTGCAGATCGGCGCACGCGGCATCGTTCTGAAGGACTCGGTCGTCGGCGACCTCACGGAGTCCATCCGCGCGGTTACCAGCGGCGACTACTGGATTGGTGGCGAGCGTGTTGTGAACCTGCTGCAGGCCCTCCACGGCCTGATGGCGAAGGCCGCAGCAGTCCCGGAGCGCAAGACCTTCGGCCTCACCCCGCGTGAACTTGAGGTTGTGCAGTGCATCGTGGAAGGCTGCAGCAACAAGGACATCGCGAAGCAGTTCACCATCAGCGAGGAGACCGTCAAGCGCCATCTGTCGAACACCTTCGACAAGACCGGCGTCTCCACCCGGCTGGAGCTCGCGCTCTTCGCCATCTCTCACAAGCTGGTGGCCCCCATCGACTAA
- a CDS encoding Hpt domain-containing response regulator: MRDGRSLLLIDDDETTRDLLSLMLGSEGWDVGTAASGDEALRNLSDTNAPPDVILSDLHMPGLCGSPMATAVRNSLSRQASQPLLIAMTATDRIGLPAGFDALLIKPFTPNDLRECCDALWKGKAPFVPKSVEAEPAEPSIAPAIFDRMKVAMPVAQLRNLYDFALSDAESRIIRMSAATANGDDAAYRREAHALKGSCGMVGAARLRTLAAKAEDEGLPASTVIQLNPLLDFHAELTAIRHMLESLLPSAS; the protein is encoded by the coding sequence ATGCGAGACGGCCGTTCCCTGCTGCTGATCGATGACGACGAAACCACCCGCGATCTGCTGTCGCTCATGCTCGGCAGCGAGGGCTGGGACGTAGGAACAGCTGCGAGCGGTGACGAGGCGCTTCGCAATCTCAGCGACACCAACGCACCACCGGACGTGATCCTCAGCGATCTGCACATGCCGGGACTGTGCGGTTCGCCGATGGCCACGGCAGTGCGAAACAGCCTCTCCAGGCAGGCAAGTCAGCCGCTCCTGATTGCCATGACTGCAACTGACAGGATCGGACTTCCTGCAGGCTTCGATGCCTTGTTGATAAAGCCCTTCACTCCCAACGACCTGCGTGAATGCTGCGACGCATTATGGAAGGGCAAGGCCCCCTTCGTTCCGAAGTCCGTTGAAGCCGAGCCTGCAGAACCATCGATCGCGCCGGCAATCTTTGACCGCATGAAGGTCGCCATGCCTGTCGCACAACTGCGCAACCTGTATGACTTCGCGCTTTCGGACGCGGAAAGTCGAATCATTCGCATGTCCGCCGCAACGGCAAATGGAGACGATGCGGCCTATCGACGCGAGGCCCACGCGTTGAAAGGCAGTTGCGGCATGGTCGGCGCAGCGCGTCTGCGTACACTTGCCGCGAAGGCAGAAGACGAGGGGCTGCCAGCGTCAACGGTCATCCAGTTGAATCCCCTCTTAGATTTCCATGCAGAGTTAACGGCGATCCGTCATATGCTGGAGTCGCTCCTCCCCAGTGCATCGTGA